In Tessaracoccus sp. MC1865, the DNA window TGAAGTTCCTGTCCAACAACCCGACGAAGGACCCCCAGCAGTACCAGGCGAAGCTGGAACGGCTGGGCCTCCCCACCCCGCTGGAGGACATCGCCAACACCGTCGTCACCACCACCCGGTGGCTGCTCGACCACCATCCCGACGCGGCGCTGTTCGTGATCGGCGAGGAGCCGCTGCAGCGCGCGCTGCGGGAAGCCGGATTCCGCCTGACGGAGGACCCGGCGGAGGTCGACATCGTGGTGGCGTCCTACGACCGGGGCTTCGACTACCGCAAGCTGCAGATCGCCTTCGACGCCATCTGGTTCCACAAGCGGGCGTTCCTGATCCAGACCAACCCGGACCGGTTCTGCCCGTTCCCCGGGGGGCGCGGCGAGCCGGACTGCGCGGCCATCACCGCCGCCATCGAGGCGTGCACCGGGGTGCAGTGCCAGGTAACGCTGGGCAAGCCGTCGGCGTTGATGGTGGAGGCGGCGCTGGGGGCCGACGACGTGGACCTGAGCCGGTGCCTGATGATCGGCGACCGGTTGATGACGGACATCCAGATGGCGATCGACTGCGGCATGCCCTCGGCCCTGGTGCTCACCGGTGAGTCGACCGTCGACGACGTGCTGAAGCAGCCGGAACACAACCGCCCCACCTACATCGTCGAACGCATCGATCAGTTGCTGCCCGGGAGGCCCTGAGGTCAGCGGAGGAAAAGGGCCCTGAGCCTCTTGGTGGCGACGATGACCCCGATGAGGATCATCACCGCGAAGTAGCCGAGGTGCGCCCACATCGACGGCTGGATCAGGCCCGTCGTCAACTGGCGGATCATGTCCACCCCGTGCCACAGCGGCAGGGCCATGATCACCCACTGCACCGCCTCCGGGTAGACCGTGATGGGGAAGAACGTGGCCGAGAGCAGGAACATCGGCAGCATCACGAAGAACACCAGATCCAGGTGCTGAAACGACGTCATGTAGCTGGTCGCCGCGAGGCCCACGGAGGCGAAACCGCAGGCCACGACCAGCGCCGCGGGGATGGCCAGCAGCGCCGTCCACGAGAGGTTGAGGCCGAGCAGCGTGGTGACTACCATGAACCCGCTGGCGTAGAGCAGCCCGCGGAACAGCGCCATGAATATCTCGCCGAGCGCCACGTCCATGGGGCCCAGCGACGTCGAGAGCATCTGCTCGTACAACTTGCCGTAGCGCATCCGGAAGAACACGTTGGTGGTGGAGTCGTACAGCGCGCCGTTCATGGCCGAGACCGCCATCAGCGACGGTGCGATGTAGGCCGCGTAGGGCACCTCGCGGCCGTAGAACTCGACGCCACCGATCAGTGCTCCGAGGCCGAGGCCCATGGACAGCAGGTAGAACACCGGCTCGAAGAACCCCGACAGCACGACAAGGTAGTTGTTGCGGGCGATCACCTTCATGCCGCGGGCGACCACCGAGCGGGTGTTGCCGCGGTAGATGCCGCGCAGCGCCCTCGGCACCCGCGCCTGCCGGGCGAGGGAATCTGTGCTCACTGATCCAACCTCCTGCGGAAGTGGCGCACGGACAGCAGCCCGCCGACGACGGCCATGACGGCCAGGAAGCCGACGTGGATCAGGCCCATGCCCACCGTCAGGGGCGCGCCGTAGAGGGCGGTTCGGCCCAGTTCCGCGGCGTGCCACAGCGGCGACACCCAGCCGATGGGTTGCAGGTAGCCGGGCAGCGTCTCCAGTGGGAAGTAGGTGCCGGAGAACAGGGTGAGCGGCACGATGATGAACCGCTCGATGAAGCTCAACTGGCCGCGTTCATCCTTCTGCGTCGAGACCCACGCCATCACGCTGAAGCCCACCGCCACGGCGAGCAGCAGCCCGATGGGCAACAGCAGCAGCACGCCCCACCACCGGCCGATGCCGAACACGAGCAGCGCCACCAGGTAGAACCCGATCATGGGGAGGACGCGCACCATGACCGCAGCCTGGAAGCCGCCCGCCATCTGGCCAGGCGTGATGGGGGTCAACCGCATGGCGTTGAACAGGTTGGTCCACTTGAAGCCGCCGAACACGCCGAAGGTGTTCTCCTGCGAGGCCACCTGCATCGCGCTGGCCAGCACCAGCGCCGGCGCGACGAACGTCAGGTACGGCACGCCCTCGATGCCCTTGCCGTCGTCGACGAGGACCCCCAGCCCGGCGCCGAGGCCCAGGAGGTAGATGAACGGTGACCCGATCCCGGTCAGCAGCAGCGTGGCCAGGTAGGCGCGCATG includes these proteins:
- a CDS encoding HAD-IIA family hydrolase; this translates as MTLSSPTGWYDAYVFDLDGTIYLGDDLLPGAKRLIEELRAAGRVVKFLSNNPTKDPQQYQAKLERLGLPTPLEDIANTVVTTTRWLLDHHPDAALFVIGEEPLQRALREAGFRLTEDPAEVDIVVASYDRGFDYRKLQIAFDAIWFHKRAFLIQTNPDRFCPFPGGRGEPDCAAITAAIEACTGVQCQVTLGKPSALMVEAALGADDVDLSRCLMIGDRLMTDIQMAIDCGMPSALVLTGESTVDDVLKQPEHNRPTYIVERIDQLLPGRP
- a CDS encoding ABC transporter permease, which codes for MSTDSLARQARVPRALRGIYRGNTRSVVARGMKVIARNNYLVVLSGFFEPVFYLLSMGLGLGALIGGVEFYGREVPYAAYIAPSLMAVSAMNGALYDSTTNVFFRMRYGKLYEQMLSTSLGPMDVALGEIFMALFRGLLYASGFMVVTTLLGLNLSWTALLAIPAALVVACGFASVGLAATSYMTSFQHLDLVFFVMLPMFLLSATFFPITVYPEAVQWVIMALPLWHGVDMIRQLTTGLIQPSMWAHLGYFAVMILIGVIVATKRLRALFLR
- a CDS encoding ABC transporter permease; amino-acid sequence: MSLTTDKPVIDTRLTADHRVVARMGWWAVVEQWVMHMRAYLATLLLTGIGSPFIYLLGLGAGLGVLVDDGKGIEGVPYLTFVAPALVLASAMQVASQENTFGVFGGFKWTNLFNAMRLTPITPGQMAGGFQAAVMVRVLPMIGFYLVALLVFGIGRWWGVLLLLPIGLLLAVAVGFSVMAWVSTQKDERGQLSFIERFIIVPLTLFSGTYFPLETLPGYLQPIGWVSPLWHAAELGRTALYGAPLTVGMGLIHVGFLAVMAVVGGLLSVRHFRRRLDQ